In Pseudomonas fluorescens, a genomic segment contains:
- a CDS encoding MFS transporter: MELNTRYQRQVLIATSLSYVVVILDTSIVNVALESISQTFGSDITGLQWVINAYTLTFASLLLTGGLLGDRYGAKKIYAVGLGLFALASGLCGLANDLPELVGARVLQGVGAALLVPCSLMLINSAYPQTHQRASAIGVWAGCGGIAMAAGPLVGGVLIELFGWRSIFLINVPIALVGVWLTSRIPSSAPLAPNRHLDVTGQITAIIALATSVAVLIEGAKLGWNSEWVYVGVFVACIAWCAFLVTESRHKDPMLPLHYFRNPVFSGATFLSLVSALVFYGLFFLLSLYFQTDRGWSPLETGLAFLPLTAMVTLGSFTCGRLTRAYGARAVLCAGFGLYTLGFIGLFALAVDAPYWRIALCYPAVGFGAGIITPAATSVLMSVVDRAKAGVAAGTLNASRQSGSAFGVAIFGALLTSIQPRSDAIYLAVSVAIGLSLLAMMLSALVLKVPAAHPVKN, translated from the coding sequence ATGGAACTCAACACGCGCTACCAACGACAGGTACTGATCGCCACCAGCCTCAGCTATGTGGTCGTCATTCTGGATACCTCCATCGTCAACGTGGCACTGGAGTCCATCTCCCAGACGTTCGGCTCGGATATCACCGGCCTGCAATGGGTGATCAACGCTTACACCCTGACTTTTGCCAGCCTGCTGCTGACGGGCGGCTTGCTCGGCGACCGCTACGGAGCAAAGAAAATCTACGCCGTCGGCCTCGGCCTGTTTGCGCTGGCCTCGGGCTTATGCGGGCTGGCCAACGATCTGCCTGAACTGGTGGGCGCACGCGTCCTGCAAGGGGTAGGGGCCGCGCTGCTGGTGCCATGCTCCTTGATGCTGATCAACAGCGCCTACCCACAGACCCACCAGCGTGCCAGTGCCATCGGCGTGTGGGCAGGCTGCGGTGGTATTGCCATGGCGGCCGGCCCCTTGGTGGGTGGGGTGCTGATCGAACTGTTCGGCTGGCGCAGTATTTTCCTGATCAACGTGCCGATTGCCCTGGTCGGCGTCTGGCTGACGTCGCGCATCCCATCTTCAGCGCCCCTGGCGCCCAACCGCCACTTGGATGTCACGGGGCAAATCACCGCCATTATTGCGCTGGCGACCTCGGTGGCCGTGCTGATCGAAGGGGCCAAACTGGGGTGGAATTCCGAGTGGGTCTACGTCGGGGTGTTTGTCGCGTGTATCGCCTGGTGCGCGTTCCTGGTGACCGAGAGCCGGCACAAGGACCCGATGCTGCCGCTGCATTACTTCCGTAACCCGGTGTTTTCCGGGGCAACGTTCCTGTCGCTGGTCTCGGCCCTGGTGTTCTACGGGTTGTTTTTCCTGCTCAGCCTGTACTTCCAGACCGACCGGGGCTGGTCACCGTTGGAGACGGGCCTGGCGTTCCTGCCATTGACCGCCATGGTCACCCTCGGCAGCTTCACCTGCGGCCGGTTGACCCGGGCCTATGGCGCCCGCGCCGTGCTGTGTGCGGGGTTCGGCCTGTACACCCTGGGGTTTATCGGCCTGTTCGCGTTGGCCGTCGATGCGCCGTACTGGCGCATCGCGCTGTGTTACCCGGCGGTGGGGTTCGGTGCGGGGATCATTACGCCGGCCGCCACCTCCGTGCTCATGAGTGTGGTTGATCGTGCCAAGGCCGGGGTGGCCGCAGGCACGCTCAATGCCAGTCGACAAAGTGGTTCAGCCTTTGGCGTGGCGATCTTCGGGGCCCTGCTGACCTCGATCCAACCGCGTAGCGATGCCATCTACCTCGCTGTCAGCGTTGCGATCGGCTTGTCATTGCTGGCCATGATGCTGTCCGCCCTGGTGCTCAAGGTGCCAGCTGCGCACCCCGTGAAAAACTGA
- a CDS encoding ArsR/SmtB family transcription factor — protein MTQPKISSIAYLIAEPVRAVILITLADGSSMSASALADAAGVTPQTASSHLAKLLDGGLLTVETKGRNRFYQLAGPDVSHVLESLAAVSPQTSTWRSLPNRAAHELRFARCCYDHLAGQVGVAVTQGMLDRGYILDRNEREYVLTLRGIEWLQSLNPDSGEPCFQDHVQARRCLDWTEREHHIAGPLGAHLLETFCQLGWLRRTTGTRAVHVTGAGWRAFKMHLGIEHLRHLEAPLHAMAPARKRLMPAPAAG, from the coding sequence ATGACCCAGCCCAAAATTTCATCCATCGCCTACCTGATCGCCGAGCCTGTACGCGCCGTGATCCTCATCACCCTGGCCGATGGCAGTTCCATGTCCGCCAGTGCCCTGGCCGATGCTGCTGGGGTGACACCGCAGACAGCCAGTTCACACCTGGCGAAGTTGCTCGATGGCGGTTTGCTCACGGTCGAGACCAAGGGCCGCAACCGCTTCTATCAGTTGGCCGGCCCTGATGTATCCCATGTATTGGAAAGCCTGGCGGCGGTGTCGCCGCAGACCAGTACCTGGCGCAGCCTGCCCAACCGTGCCGCCCATGAGCTGCGCTTTGCCCGTTGCTGCTACGATCACCTGGCCGGCCAGGTCGGCGTTGCGGTGACCCAGGGCATGCTCGACCGTGGCTACATCCTCGATCGCAACGAACGCGAATATGTGCTGACGCTGCGCGGCATTGAATGGCTGCAATCGCTTAACCCGGACAGTGGCGAGCCGTGCTTCCAGGACCACGTCCAGGCCCGTCGTTGCCTGGACTGGACCGAACGCGAGCACCACATCGCCGGCCCGCTTGGGGCCCATCTGCTGGAGACCTTTTGCCAGCTGGGCTGGCTAAGGCGAACCACCGGCACGCGCGCGGTGCACGTCACCGGCGCCGGCTGGCGCGCGTTCAAAATGCATTTGGGGATTGAACACTTGCGGCATCTGGAGGCGCCCTTGCATGCGATGGCGCCGGCCCGCAAAAGGCTTATGCCGGCTCCCGCCGCAGGCTGA
- a CDS encoding glutathione S-transferase family protein has translation MKVYGDRGSSNTRRVLTTAAYLGLDVEFVFLDLFSGQNRTPEYLALNPNGTIPTFVDGDVVLFEASAIMIYLVEQAGSSLLPSGNAKYETLKWMFWAAEHFRRGPTVLIEQRFMERLKGHAENPTLVAEALHAIHRYTAVLEGHLSTRRFMVGDGLTLADIDLAAPLSHIPRTQAPFLEYPHVAAWYERINAIAAWQQSGVAQERRIREIEGLFSLRREPA, from the coding sequence ATGAAAGTGTATGGCGACAGAGGTTCGAGCAATACCCGGCGTGTGCTGACCACAGCCGCTTACCTGGGGCTGGACGTGGAATTCGTGTTCCTCGACCTGTTCAGCGGCCAGAATCGTACGCCGGAGTACCTGGCGCTCAACCCGAACGGCACGATCCCGACCTTTGTCGACGGCGACGTGGTGCTGTTCGAGGCGTCGGCCATCATGATTTACCTGGTGGAACAGGCCGGTTCGTCATTGTTGCCCTCGGGCAACGCCAAGTACGAAACCCTCAAGTGGATGTTCTGGGCCGCCGAGCATTTTCGCCGCGGGCCCACGGTGCTGATCGAACAGCGTTTCATGGAGCGCCTGAAGGGGCATGCCGAAAACCCGACCCTGGTTGCGGAAGCCCTGCACGCCATCCACCGCTACACCGCCGTGCTCGAGGGGCACCTGAGTACCCGCCGGTTTATGGTCGGCGATGGGCTGACCTTGGCCGACATCGACCTGGCGGCGCCCTTGAGCCATATCCCGCGTACCCAGGCGCCGTTCCTGGAGTATCCCCATGTGGCGGCCTGGTATGAGCGGATCAACGCGATTGCCGCCTGGCAGCAGAGCGGGGTTGCCCAGGAGCGCAGGATCCGCGAAATCGAAGGGCTGTTCAGCCTGCGGCGGGAGCCGGCATAA
- a CDS encoding FAD/NAD(P)-binding protein has product MTRRATVAIIGGSVTGVAAFIKLVRTGVAGCIEIIDPEGLADSIAFTASQDALLCNTSVQTMSVLDDDMHDFQHYLRAQGIDVGEQAFVPRAWVSGYLKRRYAEYRDLAEARGIEHRVVRAAVRHIKPVAHGEYRLELEDGSQRSASAVLVCTGSAAPFVPPLVTPHLGAPGIFATPYPTRSWLASLTRPSRVLVLGSRLSAIDSVLLLCGAGHQVLMASPSGRLPGVRTGTPRRCTASLDEARFARLDLESPKLYWHLLRIVARSAKAISGRSLRTQIDRSAEPVQRLRGEIALAEGGATDWQNLLVQCMDLADIKLRAAPPAVRLAALQNCWEAVGRYLFAVPLQTATTLLRLIDQGQLQLAPQLPTTLEWQGRWQARDRHGHVEVVDAVVCATGFHKQPFHATPDGLALHVTPATPCTPPEVSAQLQVSLPGAGAPENIWLLGVASYLAAPMVNSVYQSVRQAGEVVVMLGEHFSLMDEQATEAVA; this is encoded by the coding sequence GTGACGCGGCGGGCGACGGTCGCCATCATTGGTGGCTCAGTCACCGGCGTTGCGGCCTTTATCAAGCTGGTGCGCACGGGCGTGGCGGGTTGCATCGAGATCATCGATCCCGAAGGGCTGGCGGATTCAATCGCCTTCACGGCCTCCCAGGACGCGCTGTTGTGCAATACCTCGGTACAGACCATGTCGGTGCTGGACGACGACATGCATGACTTCCAGCACTACCTGCGGGCCCAAGGCATCGATGTCGGTGAGCAGGCGTTTGTGCCGCGGGCCTGGGTGTCGGGCTACCTCAAACGACGGTATGCCGAGTATCGCGACCTGGCCGAGGCCCGGGGCATCGAGCACCGGGTGGTGCGTGCGGCGGTGCGCCATATCAAGCCGGTCGCCCACGGTGAATACCGCTTGGAGCTGGAGGATGGCAGCCAGCGTTCAGCCTCGGCGGTGCTGGTATGCACCGGCAGCGCGGCGCCGTTTGTGCCGCCGCTGGTGACCCCGCACCTGGGCGCACCGGGGATTTTCGCGACGCCGTACCCGACCCGGTCCTGGTTGGCGAGCCTGACCCGGCCTTCACGGGTATTGGTGCTGGGCAGTCGGTTGTCGGCCATCGATAGCGTGCTGCTGTTGTGCGGCGCGGGGCACCAGGTGCTGATGGCTTCGCCGTCCGGGCGTTTGCCGGGCGTGCGCACGGGCACTCCCCGACGGTGCACGGCGAGCCTGGATGAAGCGCGGTTTGCCCGACTGGACCTGGAAAGCCCCAAGCTGTACTGGCATTTGCTGCGCATCGTCGCGCGTTCGGCCAAGGCCATCAGTGGCCGCTCGTTGCGCACGCAGATCGATCGCAGTGCCGAGCCTGTCCAGCGCCTGCGCGGTGAAATCGCCCTGGCCGAGGGGGGCGCGACAGACTGGCAAAACCTGCTGGTGCAGTGCATGGACCTGGCCGACATCAAGCTGCGCGCCGCGCCGCCGGCAGTCAGGCTGGCGGCGCTGCAAAACTGCTGGGAAGCGGTTGGGCGCTACCTGTTCGCGGTGCCGTTGCAGACCGCGACCACCCTGTTGCGCCTGATTGACCAAGGGCAACTGCAATTGGCGCCCCAGTTGCCGACGACGCTGGAGTGGCAGGGCAGATGGCAGGCCCGTGACCGCCATGGGCATGTCGAGGTGGTCGACGCCGTGGTCTGCGCCACCGGCTTTCACAAGCAACCGTTCCATGCCACCCCGGACGGCCTGGCCCTGCACGTGACGCCCGCCACGCCCTGCACGCCCCCCGAAGTGTCTGCGCAATTGCAGGTCAGCTTGCCGGGCGCCGGGGCGCCGGAAAACATCTGGCTGCTGGGCGTGGCCTCCTACCTGGCGGCGCCGATGGTCAATTCGGTGTACCAATCGGTGCGTCAGGCGGGCGAGGTGGTGGTGATGCTCGGCGAGCACTTTTCATTAATGGACGAACAGGCAACCGAGGCAGTGGCATGA
- a CDS encoding nuclear transport factor 2 family protein — MTSSIDPGLLGIYEAWHTTVCAGDLAATAALYAEHAVFETPLVLAIYPDHGSGVLVGRDVIQRFMEDSKRKFPSDLAEWYRSDKAFINGRNLTWEYPRKTPKGEQVDLMEMMEIENGLITYHRVYWGWYGVRLLAPVLAKAHTL, encoded by the coding sequence ATGACTTCGTCTATCGATCCTGGCCTGTTGGGTATTTATGAAGCTTGGCACACCACCGTCTGTGCGGGCGACCTCGCGGCCACTGCAGCGCTGTACGCAGAACACGCGGTGTTCGAGACACCCCTGGTGCTGGCGATCTACCCCGACCACGGCAGCGGGGTACTGGTGGGGCGCGACGTGATCCAGCGGTTCATGGAAGACAGCAAGCGCAAGTTCCCCAGTGACTTGGCCGAGTGGTATCGCAGCGACAAAGCGTTCATCAATGGTCGCAACCTGACCTGGGAGTACCCGCGCAAGACGCCCAAAGGCGAACAGGTCGACCTGATGGAAATGATGGAGATCGAAAACGGCCTGATCACCTATCACCGCGTGTATTGGGGCTGGTACGGCGTGCGGTTGCTGGCGCCTGTCCTGGCCAAGGCGCATACGTTGTGA
- a CDS encoding ester cyclase, with translation MKHSAISRFGIVTTLLASSFCSAAMAATPELVKPGVRVIDNSLSAAQRASMETAALRYDTFWNTGDERLALEALADDFVDKTPPPGRQPGPQGALLASRTFRGAVPDLRCEVEQMILAGDRVVVHLHFRGHFTGTFGQTQGAGQPVDFIATDIYQIENGKIAANWHIEDNLSVMKQLGAL, from the coding sequence ATGAAACACTCAGCGATATCGCGCTTTGGCATTGTCACTACGCTCCTGGCCTCGTCGTTTTGCAGCGCGGCCATGGCGGCAACCCCCGAGCTGGTGAAGCCGGGCGTGCGGGTGATCGACAACAGCCTGTCGGCCGCACAGCGGGCCAGCATGGAAACCGCCGCCCTGCGCTATGACACCTTCTGGAATACCGGTGACGAACGCCTGGCGCTGGAGGCCCTGGCCGATGATTTCGTCGACAAAACCCCGCCGCCCGGTCGCCAACCCGGCCCGCAGGGCGCGTTGCTGGCGTCGCGGACCTTTCGCGGTGCGGTGCCGGACCTGCGTTGCGAGGTCGAACAGATGATCCTTGCCGGTGACCGGGTGGTGGTGCACCTGCATTTTCGCGGGCATTTCACCGGTACATTCGGCCAGACCCAGGGGGCGGGGCAACCGGTGGATTTTATCGCCACCGATATCTACCAGATCGAAAACGGCAAGATCGCCGCCAACTGGCACATCGAAGACAACCTGAGTGTGATGAAACAGCTGGGCGCGCTCTGA